Proteins found in one Streptomyces sp. CB09001 genomic segment:
- a CDS encoding AIM24 family protein: MSTVHHDPATLPADDNVNAYTFCVELKGSQWFLQKGKMIAYYGTIDFNGIGHGRLDRLVRTSFHSPLHASDWVVAEGSGKMLLADRAFDVNSFDLEDGNLTIRSGNLLAFQPSLALKQSIVPGFLTLIGTGKFVAASNGPVVFMEPPVRVDPQALVGWADCPSPCHHYDHGYMTGLLGGLRAMTGLGGASGEEHQFEFVGAGTVLLQSSEALMAEQAVGAPPQQAGVPGGGASGAQGGRSGVPGLPGQLGDLQRRFGL, encoded by the coding sequence GTGAGCACGGTCCACCACGACCCGGCGACGCTGCCGGCCGACGACAACGTCAACGCGTACACCTTCTGCGTGGAGCTCAAGGGGAGCCAGTGGTTCCTGCAGAAGGGGAAGATGATCGCCTACTACGGGACGATCGACTTCAACGGGATCGGGCACGGCCGGCTGGACCGTCTGGTGCGCACGTCGTTCCATTCGCCTCTGCACGCGAGCGACTGGGTCGTGGCGGAGGGCTCGGGCAAGATGCTCCTCGCCGACCGGGCCTTCGACGTGAATTCCTTCGACCTGGAGGACGGCAACCTGACCATTCGCTCGGGCAATCTGCTCGCTTTTCAGCCAAGCCTCGCGCTCAAGCAGTCGATCGTGCCGGGCTTCCTGACGCTGATCGGAACCGGAAAGTTCGTCGCCGCGTCCAACGGTCCGGTGGTGTTCATGGAACCGCCGGTCCGGGTGGACCCGCAGGCCCTGGTCGGCTGGGCCGACTGCCCGTCTCCGTGCCACCACTACGACCACGGGTACATGACCGGCCTACTGGGCGGTCTACGTGCGATGACGGGGCTCGGCGGGGCCTCCGGGGAGGAGCACCAGTTCGAGTTCGTGGGGGCGGGGACGGTGCTGCTTCAATCGAGCGAGGCGCTCATGGCGGAGCAGGCCGTGGGGGCTCCGCCGCAGCAGGCCGGCGTGCCCGGCGGCGGCGCTTCCGGAGCGCAGGGCGGCCGGTCGGGGGTACCGGGACTTCCCGGACAGCTGGGGGACCTCCAGCGCCGCTTCGGGCTGTGA
- a CDS encoding TetR/AcrR family transcriptional regulator: protein MQSSSPAGRAGRPRSAAADTAILAATRAALVDLGWSKLTLGDVATRAGVAKTTLYRRWAGKNELVVDAVAELFDELELPDRGSLAADIEGVVLQFAAILARPEARSGLMAVVAESTRDDALRERIRTSIVERQKRLVLEGRARAQARGELPPETNPAEATRTADLIFDVVAGAVVHRTLVSARSADEEWVRGLTQVLLWGLAGADGGDPDERDETDDAAGVDDAEPAAPRWDAAGPGPLSAR, encoded by the coding sequence ATGCAGAGCAGCTCCCCCGCCGGCCGTGCCGGGCGCCCGCGCAGTGCCGCGGCGGACACCGCGATCCTGGCCGCGACGCGGGCCGCCCTGGTAGATCTCGGCTGGTCGAAGCTCACCCTGGGAGACGTCGCCACGCGGGCCGGGGTTGCCAAGACGACGCTCTACCGCCGCTGGGCGGGCAAGAACGAGCTGGTCGTGGACGCGGTGGCGGAGCTCTTCGACGAGCTCGAACTGCCCGACCGCGGCTCTCTCGCCGCCGACATCGAGGGCGTGGTGCTCCAGTTCGCGGCGATCCTGGCCCGGCCGGAGGCCAGGAGCGGTCTGATGGCGGTGGTCGCGGAGTCCACGCGGGACGACGCGCTGCGCGAGCGCATCCGCACGTCGATCGTCGAGCGGCAGAAGCGCCTGGTGCTGGAGGGCAGGGCGCGGGCCCAGGCCCGCGGCGAGCTGCCGCCCGAGACCAACCCGGCCGAGGCCACCCGCACGGCGGACCTCATCTTCGACGTGGTGGCGGGCGCGGTGGTGCACCGCACGCTGGTCAGCGCCCGGTCCGCGGACGAGGAGTGGGTGCGTGGTCTGACGCAGGTACTGCTGTGGGGCCTGGCCGGCGCGGACGGGGGCGACCCGGACGAGAGGGACGAGACGGATGACGCGGCCGGCGTGGACGACGCGGAACCGGCCGCGCCCCGGTGGGACGCGGCCGGTCCGGGCCCGCTCAGCGCACGGTGA
- a CDS encoding MarR family transcriptional regulator → METETATRWLTDTEQCAWRTHLEVNRLLTHQLEKDLQPFGLTMNDYEILVNLSESEGDRMRMSDLATATMQSKSRLSHQITRMENANLVRRENCESDRRGLFAVLTEHGMETMRKVAPHHVASVRRHFIDLLAPEDLTELDKALKPIAEHLRGQRGRP, encoded by the coding sequence ATGGAGACCGAGACGGCCACTCGCTGGCTGACCGATACGGAGCAGTGTGCTTGGCGCACCCACCTGGAGGTCAACAGGCTGTTGACGCACCAGCTCGAGAAGGACCTGCAGCCGTTCGGCCTGACAATGAACGACTACGAGATCCTGGTGAATCTCTCCGAGTCGGAGGGCGACAGAATGCGGATGAGCGACCTGGCCACCGCCACGATGCAGTCCAAGAGCCGCCTCTCCCACCAGATCACCCGCATGGAGAACGCCAACCTGGTCCGGCGGGAGAACTGCGAGTCCGACCGGCGCGGGCTCTTCGCCGTCCTCACCGAGCACGGCATGGAGACGATGCGGAAGGTCGCGCCGCACCACGTGGCCTCCGTCCGCAGGCACTTCATCGACCTGCTGGCCCCGGAGGACCTGACGGAGCTGGACAAGGCGCTCAAGCCCATCGCGGAACACCTGCGCGGGCAGCGGGGACGACCCTGA
- a CDS encoding MarR family transcriptional regulator — MPKPLSLSFDPIARADELWAQRWGGVPSMAAITSVMRAQQILLGEVDAVVKPYGLTFARYEALVLLTFSKSGELPMSKIGERLMVHPTSVTNTVDRLVRSGLVAKRPNPNDGRGTLATITDKGREVVEAATRDLMAMDFGLGAYDAEECGEIFAMLRPLRVAAGDFDED; from the coding sequence GTGCCGAAGCCCCTCAGTCTCTCCTTCGATCCCATCGCCCGAGCCGACGAACTCTGGGCACAGCGCTGGGGCGGTGTGCCCTCCATGGCCGCGATCACCTCGGTCATGCGCGCCCAGCAGATCCTGCTGGGCGAGGTCGACGCCGTGGTCAAGCCGTACGGGCTGACCTTCGCGCGCTACGAGGCGCTGGTGCTGCTCACCTTCTCCAAGTCGGGCGAACTGCCGATGTCCAAGATCGGCGAGCGCCTGATGGTGCACCCCACCTCCGTGACGAACACCGTCGACCGCCTGGTGCGCTCCGGCCTGGTGGCCAAGCGCCCCAACCCCAACGACGGCCGCGGCACGCTGGCCACCATCACCGACAAGGGCCGCGAGGTCGTCGAGGCGGCCACCCGCGACCTGATGGCGATGGACTTCGGCCTGGGCGCGTACGACGCCGAGGAGTGCGGCGAGATCTTCGCGATGCTCCGGCCGCTGCGGGTGGCCGCGGGGGACTTCGACGAGGACTGA
- a CDS encoding AIM24 family protein, translating to MAFEEINSKMVRATVAPGQRLFSQRGAMLAYQGEVSFTPNLRGGQGGVMSMIGRRVANEDTPLMTVEGSGTVFFGHGGHHVQVISLSGDTLYVEADRLLAFEGTLEQSTVFLGSQGGVMGMVRGQVSGQGLFTTSLKGHGSVAVMAHGGVFEVPITPQRPVRVDPQAYVAHHGDVRNKLSTALGWRDMVGRGSGEAFQLELSGSGTVFVQASEEKL from the coding sequence ATGGCCTTCGAGGAGATCAATTCCAAGATGGTCCGGGCGACCGTCGCGCCCGGGCAGCGGCTGTTCAGTCAGCGCGGGGCCATGCTCGCCTACCAGGGAGAGGTGTCCTTCACCCCCAACCTGCGGGGCGGCCAGGGCGGGGTGATGTCGATGATCGGACGCCGGGTGGCGAACGAGGACACGCCGTTGATGACCGTCGAGGGCAGCGGCACCGTGTTCTTCGGGCACGGCGGCCACCACGTCCAGGTGATCAGCCTGTCGGGCGACACCCTGTACGTGGAGGCGGACCGCCTCCTCGCCTTCGAGGGCACCCTGGAGCAGAGCACCGTGTTCCTGGGCTCGCAGGGCGGCGTCATGGGCATGGTGCGGGGCCAGGTGAGCGGGCAGGGGCTGTTCACCACGTCCCTCAAGGGGCACGGCTCGGTGGCGGTGATGGCCCACGGGGGCGTCTTCGAGGTGCCCATCACCCCGCAGCGCCCGGTGCGCGTCGACCCGCAGGCCTACGTCGCCCACCACGGCGACGTGCGCAACAAGCTGTCCACGGCCCTGGGCTGGCGGGACATGGTGGGACGCGGCTCCGGCGAGGCGTTCCAGCTGGAGCTGAGCGGCAGCGGCACGGTGTTCGTCCAGGCGTCGGAGGAGAAGCTGTGA
- a CDS encoding MTH1187 family thiamine-binding protein, with protein sequence MIVAFSVTPLGVGEDVGEYVADAVRVVRESGLPNRTDAMFTSVEGEWDEVMDVVRRAVAAVEARAPRVSLVLKADIRPGVTDGLTSKVETVERHLAE encoded by the coding sequence ATGATCGTCGCCTTCTCCGTGACGCCGCTCGGCGTCGGCGAGGACGTGGGGGAGTACGTCGCCGACGCCGTCCGCGTGGTCCGCGAGTCCGGGCTGCCGAACCGCACCGACGCGATGTTCACGTCCGTCGAGGGCGAGTGGGACGAGGTCATGGACGTCGTCCGGCGGGCCGTCGCCGCCGTCGAGGCACGCGCGCCGCGGGTCTCCCTGGTCCTCAAGGCGGACATCCGCCCCGGCGTGACGGACGGCCTCACGTCCAAGGTCGAGACGGTCGAGCGCCACCTCGCGGAATGA
- a CDS encoding helix-turn-helix domain-containing protein, which translates to MLTDAAARAAELDRLMRPAPRPGAHKVAVLALDGVYPFELGIPHRVLGSADGRYEVLSASVDGRPVRTDSDLTVTPGHGPEVLAAADTVIVPPYAVTAASAAEPDPRALAALARVRPGTRLVSICTGAFLLAAAGLLDGRRATTHWALTDHFRELFPRVELDADVLFVDHGDVLTSAGAASGVDVCLHLVRQDHGSEVANQVARRCVVPPYRDGGQAQYIERPVPPASGTGTGPTRDWALRRLDRPLSLDELAAHAAMSARTFARRFREETGLSPGRWLTQQRLRRARHLLESSDLPVERVAHEVGFATATSLRRHLAAEAGVAPSAYRRTFRASGS; encoded by the coding sequence ATGCTCACCGACGCCGCCGCCCGTGCGGCCGAACTGGACCGCCTGATGCGCCCGGCGCCCCGCCCCGGCGCCCACAAGGTCGCCGTCCTCGCCCTGGACGGCGTCTACCCCTTCGAACTCGGCATCCCGCACCGCGTCCTGGGTTCCGCCGACGGGCGCTACGAGGTGCTGTCCGCGAGCGTCGACGGGCGGCCCGTGCGCACCGACTCGGACCTGACCGTCACCCCGGGGCACGGTCCCGAGGTGCTGGCCGCGGCGGACACCGTGATCGTGCCGCCGTACGCCGTCACGGCCGCGTCCGCCGCCGAGCCGGATCCGCGGGCGCTCGCCGCCCTGGCCCGGGTCCGCCCCGGGACCCGCCTGGTGTCGATCTGCACCGGCGCCTTCCTGCTGGCCGCCGCCGGTCTGCTGGACGGACGCCGGGCCACCACCCACTGGGCGCTCACCGACCACTTCCGGGAACTGTTCCCCCGGGTCGAGCTGGACGCCGACGTGCTCTTCGTCGACCACGGCGACGTGCTGACCTCCGCGGGCGCGGCGAGCGGCGTCGACGTCTGCCTGCACCTGGTGCGCCAGGACCACGGCAGCGAGGTGGCCAACCAGGTGGCCCGCCGGTGCGTCGTGCCGCCGTACCGGGACGGCGGCCAGGCGCAGTACATCGAGCGGCCGGTACCACCGGCGAGCGGGACGGGCACCGGCCCGACCCGCGACTGGGCGCTGCGCCGGCTGGACCGGCCCCTGTCCCTGGACGAGCTGGCCGCGCACGCGGCGATGAGCGCCCGCACCTTCGCCCGGCGCTTCCGTGAGGAGACCGGCCTCAGTCCCGGCCGCTGGCTGACCCAGCAGCGGCTGCGGCGGGCCCGGCACCTGCTGGAGTCCAGCGACCTGCCGGTGGAACGGGTCGCCCACGAGGTCGGCTTCGCCACCGCCACCTCACTGCGCCGCCACCTGGCGGCCGAGGCGGGGGTCGCCCCGTCGGCGTACCGGCGCACGTTCCGCGCGTCGGGGTCGTAG
- a CDS encoding DUF3817 domain-containing protein has translation MKKSVLTRYRVMAYVTGVLLIALCLGMIAKYALDLGGAADFTQVVSIAHGWLYVIYLVFAFDLGSKAKWPVKKQLWVLLAGTVPTAAFFVERRVSQELDAKVAGAEAPAPVKA, from the coding sequence ATGAAAAAGAGCGTGCTGACCCGCTACCGGGTCATGGCGTACGTCACCGGTGTGCTGCTGATCGCGCTGTGCCTTGGCATGATCGCGAAGTACGCCCTGGATCTGGGCGGCGCCGCCGACTTCACCCAGGTCGTCAGCATCGCCCACGGCTGGCTGTACGTGATCTACCTGGTCTTCGCCTTCGACCTGGGCTCCAAGGCGAAGTGGCCGGTCAAGAAGCAGCTCTGGGTGCTGCTCGCCGGGACCGTTCCGACCGCGGCGTTCTTCGTGGAGCGCAGGGTCAGCCAGGAGCTGGACGCGAAGGTCGCCGGCGCCGAGGCGCCCGCCCCCGTCAAGGCGTAA
- a CDS encoding methylmalonyl-CoA mutase family protein encodes MDAHAIEEGRLRWQARYDAARKRDADFTTLSGDPVEPVYGPRPGDEYEGFERIGWPGEYPFTRGLYPTGYRGRTWTIRQFAGFGNAEQTNERYKMILRNGGGGLSVAFDMPTLMGRDSDDPRSLGEVGHCGVAIDSAADMEVLFKDIPLGDVTTSMTISGPAVPVFCMYLVAAERQGVDASVLNGTLQTDIFKEYIAQKEWLFQPEPHLRLIGDLMEYCAAGIPAYKPLSVSGYHIREAGATAAQELAYTLADGFGYVELGLSRGLDVDVFAPGLSFFFDAHLDFFEEIAKFRAARRIWARWMRDVYGARTDKAQWLRFHTQTAGVSLTAQQPYNNVVRTAVEALAAVLGGTNSLHTNALDETLALPSEQAAEIALRTQQVLMEETGVANVADPLGGSWFIEQLTDRIEADAEKIFDQIKERGLRAHPDGQHPVGPITSGLLRGIEDGWFTGEIAESAFRYQQSLEKDDKKVVGVNVHTGSVTGDLEILRVSHEVEREQVRVLGERRAARDDAAVRGALDAMLAAARSGGNMIEPMLDAVRAEATLGEICGVLRDEWGVYTEPAGF; translated from the coding sequence ATGGACGCTCACGCCATAGAAGAGGGCCGCCTTCGCTGGCAGGCCCGGTACGACGCGGCGCGCAAGCGCGACGCGGACTTCACCACGCTCTCCGGAGACCCCGTGGAGCCGGTGTACGGGCCCCGCCCGGGGGACGAGTACGAGGGCTTCGAGCGGATCGGCTGGCCGGGCGAGTACCCCTTCACCCGCGGCCTGTATCCGACCGGATACCGGGGGCGTACGTGGACCATCCGGCAGTTCGCCGGGTTCGGCAACGCCGAGCAGACCAACGAGCGCTACAAGATGATCCTCCGCAACGGCGGCGGCGGGCTCTCGGTCGCCTTCGACATGCCGACGCTGATGGGCCGCGACTCCGACGACCCGCGCTCCCTCGGCGAGGTCGGGCACTGCGGGGTGGCCATCGACTCGGCCGCCGACATGGAGGTGCTGTTCAAGGACATCCCGCTCGGGGACGTGACGACCTCCATGACGATCAGCGGGCCCGCCGTGCCCGTGTTCTGCATGTACCTGGTCGCCGCCGAGCGCCAGGGCGTCGACGCGTCCGTGCTCAACGGCACGCTGCAGACCGACATCTTCAAGGAGTACATCGCCCAGAAGGAGTGGCTCTTCCAGCCCGAGCCGCACCTCCGGCTCATCGGCGACCTCATGGAGTACTGCGCGGCCGGCATCCCCGCCTACAAGCCGCTCTCCGTCTCCGGCTACCACATCCGCGAGGCGGGCGCGACGGCCGCGCAGGAGCTGGCGTACACGCTCGCCGACGGCTTCGGATACGTGGAGCTGGGGCTCAGCCGCGGGCTCGACGTGGACGTCTTCGCGCCCGGCCTCTCCTTCTTCTTCGACGCGCACCTCGACTTCTTCGAGGAGATCGCCAAGTTCCGCGCGGCCCGCAGGATCTGGGCCCGCTGGATGCGCGACGTGTACGGGGCGCGGACCGACAAGGCGCAGTGGCTGCGGTTCCACACCCAGACCGCCGGTGTCTCGCTCACCGCGCAGCAGCCGTACAACAACGTCGTGCGGACCGCCGTGGAGGCGCTGGCGGCCGTGCTCGGCGGCACCAACTCGCTGCACACCAACGCGCTCGACGAGACCCTCGCCCTGCCCAGCGAGCAGGCCGCGGAGATCGCCCTGCGCACCCAGCAGGTGCTGATGGAGGAGACCGGCGTCGCCAACGTCGCCGACCCGCTGGGCGGTTCCTGGTTCATCGAGCAGCTGACCGACCGCATCGAGGCCGACGCCGAGAAGATCTTCGACCAGATCAAGGAGCGGGGGCTGCGCGCCCACCCCGACGGTCAGCACCCCGTCGGACCGATCACCTCCGGTCTGCTGCGCGGTATAGAGGACGGCTGGTTCACCGGCGAGATCGCCGAGTCGGCCTTCCGCTACCAGCAGTCCTTGGAGAAGGACGACAAGAAGGTGGTCGGCGTCAACGTCCACACCGGCTCCGTCACCGGCGACCTGGAGATCCTGCGGGTCAGCCACGAGGTCGAGCGCGAGCAGGTGCGGGTCCTGGGCGAGCGCAGGGCCGCCCGCGACGACGCGGCCGTGCGCGGCGCCCTGGACGCCATGCTGGCCGCGGCCCGCTCCGGCGGCAACATGATCGAGCCGATGCTGGACGCGGTGCGCGCGGAGGCGACGCTGGGCGAGATCTGCGGCGTACTGCGCGACGAGTGGGGGGTGTACACGGAGCCGGCGGGGTTCTGA
- a CDS encoding DUF3817 domain-containing protein — translation MDLKTATALRRLRLVSAPEAISFLLLLVCSVLKRTTDFNAVPAMGMIHGVLFVLYVIFWADAWNRAKWPLKTAALYFVLSVLPTGGFFAERKLKREAESAVIASRARQEGVVNA, via the coding sequence GTGGACCTCAAGACCGCCACTGCCCTCCGCCGCCTCCGCCTGGTCTCGGCCCCCGAGGCGATCTCGTTCCTCCTCCTGCTCGTCTGCTCCGTCCTGAAGCGGACCACCGACTTCAACGCGGTGCCGGCGATGGGCATGATCCACGGCGTCCTCTTCGTGCTGTACGTGATCTTCTGGGCCGACGCCTGGAACCGCGCCAAGTGGCCGCTGAAGACCGCCGCCCTCTACTTCGTCCTCTCGGTCCTGCCGACCGGCGGCTTCTTCGCCGAGCGCAAGCTCAAGCGCGAGGCCGAGAGCGCGGTCATCGCCTCCCGCGCCCGCCAGGAAGGGGTCGTCAACGCATGA
- a CDS encoding tetratricopeptide repeat protein, producing the protein MQPRNMSMSGVVDLAAVKQAQEAKAKAEQARAEAARTGGAGAVSPADLVIDVDEAGFESDVLQRSTEVPVVIDFWAEWCEPCKQLSPVLERLAVEYNGRFLLAKIDVDANQMLMQQFGVQGIPAVFAVVAGQALPLFQGAAGEAQIRQTLDQLVQVGEERFGLTGLVVDPEAEPGAERPAAPERPAGPHDAALDAAVQAMDAGDLAGAVQAYKKVLAEEPGNTEAKLGLSQAELLQRVQNADPQKVRREAADRPGDAQAQIAAADLDLVGGHVEDAFGRLIDTVRVTAGDDRDAVRLRLLELFEVVGADDPRVTAARRALARALF; encoded by the coding sequence ATGCAGCCACGGAACATGTCCATGAGCGGGGTCGTCGACCTCGCCGCGGTGAAGCAGGCCCAGGAGGCCAAGGCGAAGGCGGAGCAGGCGCGCGCCGAGGCGGCCCGGACCGGCGGCGCGGGCGCCGTCTCCCCGGCCGACCTCGTCATCGACGTCGATGAGGCCGGCTTCGAGAGCGATGTCCTGCAGCGGTCCACCGAGGTCCCGGTCGTCATCGACTTCTGGGCCGAGTGGTGCGAGCCCTGCAAGCAGTTGAGCCCGGTCCTGGAGCGGCTCGCCGTCGAGTACAACGGGCGCTTCCTCCTCGCCAAGATCGACGTCGACGCCAACCAGATGCTGATGCAGCAGTTCGGCGTCCAGGGCATCCCGGCCGTGTTCGCGGTCGTCGCCGGGCAGGCGCTGCCCCTCTTCCAGGGGGCCGCCGGCGAGGCGCAGATCCGTCAGACGCTGGACCAGCTGGTGCAGGTCGGCGAGGAGCGTTTCGGCCTGACCGGTCTCGTCGTCGACCCCGAGGCGGAGCCGGGCGCCGAGCGGCCCGCCGCCCCCGAGCGCCCCGCCGGGCCGCACGACGCGGCCCTGGACGCCGCCGTGCAGGCGATGGACGCGGGCGACCTGGCCGGTGCCGTCCAGGCGTACAAGAAGGTGCTGGCCGAGGAGCCCGGCAACACGGAGGCCAAACTGGGCCTGTCCCAGGCCGAGTTGCTCCAGCGGGTGCAGAACGCCGATCCGCAGAAGGTCCGTCGGGAAGCGGCCGACAGGCCGGGCGACGCCCAGGCGCAGATCGCCGCCGCCGACCTGGACCTGGTGGGCGGCCACGTGGAGGACGCCTTCGGGCGCCTCATCGACACGGTGCGCGTCACGGCGGGCGACGACCGGGACGCCGTACGGCTGCGGTTGCTGGAGCTGTTCGAGGTGGTCGGTGCCGACGATCCGCGGGTGACCGCGGCGCGCCGGGCGCTCGCGCGGGCCCTGTTCTAG
- a CDS encoding AIM24 family protein produces MFRLQGSKVLAVDMTGDAVKAKNGSMVAYDGEMAFKKLSGGGEGLRGMVTRRITGEQMTVMEVRGQGTCWFADRASEVTLVGLQGDKLYVESSNFLAADAGLRTGTSFTGTRGASQGNGLFTTTIEGHGQAAIMSDGPAVVLRVSSQYPLTVDPGAYVAHQGNLRQSFQSGVTFRTLFGEGGGEAFQIRFEGDGLVYVQPSERNTIAGDV; encoded by the coding sequence ATGTTCCGACTTCAAGGCAGCAAGGTCCTCGCCGTCGACATGACCGGAGACGCCGTGAAGGCGAAGAACGGCTCGATGGTCGCGTACGACGGGGAGATGGCCTTCAAGAAGCTGAGCGGCGGCGGTGAGGGCCTCCGGGGGATGGTGACCCGGCGGATCACCGGCGAGCAGATGACGGTGATGGAGGTGAGGGGGCAGGGGACCTGCTGGTTCGCGGACCGGGCCTCGGAGGTCACCCTGGTGGGTCTCCAGGGCGACAAGCTGTACGTCGAGTCGAGCAACTTCCTGGCGGCCGACGCCGGGCTGCGCACCGGCACCAGTTTCACGGGCACCCGCGGCGCCTCCCAGGGCAACGGGCTGTTCACCACGACGATCGAGGGGCACGGGCAGGCGGCGATCATGTCCGACGGTCCCGCGGTGGTGCTGCGGGTCAGCTCCCAGTACCCGCTGACCGTCGATCCGGGGGCGTACGTCGCGCACCAGGGGAACCTGCGGCAGTCCTTCCAGTCGGGTGTGACCTTCCGCACCCTGTTCGGGGAGGGCGGCGGGGAGGCCTTCCAGATCCGCTTCGAGGGCGACGGACTGGTGTACGTGCAGCCGAGCGAGCGGAACACGATCGCGGGGGATGTGTGA
- a CDS encoding DUF6230 family protein codes for MESQVRGGTRWKRFAVVMVPSVAATAAIGVALAQGALAASFSVSGQSFKVTADELVGTGFSQYGAYDKGVDGNHAVAVSAFDKATITNMCQSVVTPNIPLIGSVTLKLKAGDSDKESGKVHAKQLYIDVQDLEADATFTNIDIGVAAGAINKGPRQKQGEVEGKQTSPGGFAQQADKAVLTDVKQTAWATTAGTFQLSGLKMSLSKGVDECY; via the coding sequence ATGGAGTCCCAGGTGCGTGGCGGGACCAGATGGAAGCGGTTCGCTGTGGTGATGGTGCCCAGCGTCGCCGCCACGGCTGCGATAGGCGTCGCGCTCGCGCAGGGCGCTCTCGCCGCGTCGTTCAGCGTGTCGGGTCAGTCGTTCAAGGTGACGGCCGACGAACTCGTGGGAACCGGCTTCTCACAGTACGGCGCCTACGACAAGGGCGTGGACGGCAACCACGCCGTGGCGGTCTCGGCGTTCGACAAGGCCACCATCACGAACATGTGCCAGTCGGTCGTCACCCCGAACATCCCGCTGATCGGGTCCGTCACGCTGAAGCTGAAGGCGGGCGACAGCGACAAGGAATCGGGCAAGGTCCACGCCAAGCAGCTCTACATCGATGTTCAGGATCTGGAGGCGGACGCCACCTTCACGAACATCGACATCGGCGTGGCTGCCGGGGCCATCAACAAGGGCCCGAGGCAGAAGCAGGGTGAGGTCGAGGGCAAGCAGACCAGCCCGGGCGGCTTCGCTCAGCAGGCCGACAAGGCCGTGCTGACCGACGTGAAGCAGACGGCGTGGGCGACCACGGCCGGCACCTTCCAGCTCAGCGGTCTGAAGATGTCGCTGTCCAAGGGCGTCGACGAGTGCTACTGA
- a CDS encoding NADP-dependent oxidoreductase translates to MTSTDTSANGASPHGAPTMLALHQTALGGPDVLRPTELPRPEPGPGEILVAVHAAGLNPTDFKHRAVRLFLPPPPLTLGWDVSGTVVETGFGVTLFRPGDEVFGMLPYPHGHGSHAEYVTGPARAFAAKPAGIDHVHAAALPLAALTAWQALVDTAGLRAGQRVLIHAAAGGVGHLAVQLAKERGAHVTGTASASKHAFLRELGADACVDYRTADFADTDERYDVVLDTLGGETATRSVGVLRPGGVVVSLLPGDADTAAAAGRAGVRAVVLLVEHDHAGMRAIAELVERGSLRAHVSGTFPLAEGALAHAQGETGRTTGKLVVTVR, encoded by the coding sequence ATGACCTCGACGGACACTTCTGCGAACGGCGCTTCCCCGCACGGCGCCCCGACGATGCTCGCCCTGCACCAGACGGCCCTCGGCGGCCCCGACGTGCTGCGGCCCACCGAACTGCCCCGGCCCGAACCGGGACCGGGCGAGATCCTCGTCGCCGTGCACGCGGCCGGGCTGAACCCCACGGACTTCAAGCACCGGGCCGTACGGCTCTTCCTGCCGCCCCCGCCGCTGACCCTCGGCTGGGACGTCTCCGGCACCGTGGTGGAGACCGGTTTCGGCGTCACCCTCTTCCGGCCCGGCGACGAGGTCTTCGGCATGCTGCCCTATCCGCACGGGCACGGCTCGCACGCCGAGTACGTGACCGGACCGGCCCGTGCCTTCGCCGCCAAGCCCGCCGGTATCGACCACGTCCACGCCGCCGCGCTCCCGCTGGCCGCGCTCACCGCCTGGCAGGCCCTCGTCGACACCGCCGGTCTCCGGGCCGGGCAGCGGGTGCTGATCCACGCGGCGGCCGGCGGCGTCGGCCATCTCGCCGTACAGCTCGCCAAGGAGCGTGGCGCGCACGTCACCGGCACCGCGAGCGCGTCCAAGCACGCGTTCCTGCGCGAACTCGGTGCGGACGCCTGCGTCGACTACCGCACCGCGGACTTCGCCGACACCGACGAGCGGTACGACGTCGTCCTCGACACGCTCGGCGGGGAGACCGCCACCCGTTCCGTGGGCGTGCTCCGCCCGGGCGGCGTCGTCGTCTCGCTGCTGCCGGGCGACGCAGACACCGCGGCCGCGGCCGGGCGGGCCGGGGTCCGGGCCGTCGTCCTGCTCGTCGAGCACGACCACGCCGGGATGCGCGCCATCGCCGAACTCGTCGAACGGGGGAGCCTGCGCGCCCACGTGTCCGGCACCTTCCCGCTCGCCGAGGGTGCCCTCGCGCACGCGCAGGGGGAGACCGGCCGCACCACGGGCAAGCTGGTCGTCACCGTGCGCTGA